The Sorangiineae bacterium MSr11954 DNA segment ACTGCGCCCGCGCCTGCGGAACGTGCGCCGCCGCGCTCAACGCGCCGATGGCCCCCAGAACGAACATGCGCGCGCGCGGGTGCATGGCTCAATCCGGGGTGGCAAACACGTCGGGTTTCGCGGGGCGCGCGCTCGGAAGTGGGGTGGGCCCCGTCGGCTGCTTCCTCTTTGGGGGCCCCGAGGCGTCCAGCTCGTTGATGAAAAAGATCGCAGCCGGCATATCGCGCACCGTCGGCGATGGCGCGGCCGACGGCGGCGCGGATGATGATGATGAGGCGGATGCGGATGTCGACGCCGATGGCGCGGCCGGCGCAGGCTCGATGACCGGCCCCAAGCGCATTTCGGGCGCGGGCGCGACCGGCGACGCAGTCGAAGGCAACGCGGTCGAAGGCAACGCGGTCGAAGGCAACGCGGTCGCAGAGCCGCCCGACGGAGATACGCCCGATGGCGATACGGACGACGGCGATGCGGACGACGGCAAAACGCCCGCGGGTGCCCCCAACGACGGCGCCGCCGCGCCCGACTCTTTCGCCGCGGGCGCGGGCGTCTCCGGCGGCGACGGTTTGCGAACGAGGAGCCCGCCCACCAGCGCGATGCCCAACGCGCCTGCAATCGCAATGGCGCCGATGGGCACCGTGAACACCCAGTTGGACCGCCCCACCACACGGCGCGCCGACACGGAGGCGCGCCCGAGGGTCGAGTTGCCGGTGCGCGCGACCGAAGGGCCAGGTCCGAGCCCATCGAGCGACGTCGCGTTCACCCCCGTATCCATCGACGGATCGGGGGCGGGCGGCGGCATGGACTCCCACGCCGTGCCGACCAGGGTGACCTCCGCCGCGGAGCGAAGGCTGGCCATCAGCTCGCGAACATTGGCGAAGCGCGCCTTCGGATCCTTCTTCAAGCAGCGCGCGACGAGCCTCTCCAGCTCGACCGGAACGTGCGGCGCATGCTCCCGGATCGAGGGCGCCTCTTTGTACAGGACGGAGGCGTAAACCTCGCCCACCGACTCCCCGTCGAACGGATTGAGCCCGGTGATGAGCCGGAACGCGATGGCGCCGAGGGCATAGATATCGGCGCGGCCGTCGACGTGCTTCGCGCTCCGAACTTGCTCGGGCGCCATGAAGGCCGGCGAGCCCATGGCGTTGCCGGTCTCCGTGGTTTCGCCGGCGGGCGCGTCGTCCGGGTCGGCGAACTTGGATATTCCAAAGTCGAGCACCTTGATGAGCGCCGTCCCGTCGTGGCGGTGCGTGAGGAACAAGTTTCGCGGCTTCAGATCCCGATGCACGATGCCCGCGGCGTGCGCCTCGTCCATCGCCTTGCAAACGTCGAGCAGGTACGCAATCGCCTCGTGGGGCGGGATCCGCCCGCGCGCCTCGAGCACCGCGTCGAGATCCGCGCCCTCGAGGAACTCCATGACAATGTAGGCCACCCCGGTGTCGAGCACCCCAAAGTCGCTCACCCGCGCCACGTGCTCGCTGCGCAATCGCGCGGCCGCCCGCGCCTCGCGCACGAAACGAGCGGCCACCTCCGGATCGTGGCTCCATTGCGGGAGCAAAAACTTCAGCGCCACCAGCGATCCGAGCTGCACATGCCGGGCAGCCACGACGATTCCCATGCCGCCCTTGCCGAGCACACGCTCGACCCGATACTTCGACGCGAGTACCTGGCCGATCTCGACGGGCGATCTCACGGTCGTTCGATCATACATGACGAACGTTTCCGCATGAAACCTGGACACTGTGCGTTCCAGTGAACGGATGTGCTTTAGACCACGGACCTGGATTTGTTTTCACATCGGGCAGCCCGGCCCCCGGAACCAGGAACGCGAACGCACGTACCCCGGAAAGTGAGAGCCGCTGCATCCTTTCTCCTCGCAATTCTTGCGTCGTTCGTCCTCTTGCTGCCGCGAACCAGCCGCGCGTGCGGCCTCACCCCACCCATTGGCCCCAATGGCTTCCCCACCGTATGCCACGGTGAAGCCACCTCGATCCGCTTTCACGCCGGCCTCTCCGTCGGCGGAACGTCCACCACGATCGACTTCGGCGATCGCCGCGCCGACTTGCTGCAGGCCGCGAGCGTCGCCTCGCTCGACGTGATGCCGCTCGATGCGCTCACCCTCAGCGTGTCGGCCGGCGCATCGTTGGGTGGCAGGGTCGACTATCTCGGCGCGCGCTACGATCTGCGTCCGGGTTGGCTCGGGGGCGTCGGCATCTCCTATCGTCTCTTCGGGCGCGGCGGGTTGCCGTTCGTGCAGCCATCGCTCTCGTATTCCTTTGCGCGCGCCACCAGCGTGGCGCCCGGTGGGGCCGAGACGGACTTCACGGCCAACGACTGGCGCGCCGGGTTGGTGGTGGGAAAGGCCATTGGAGGCTTTGCCGCGCCTTATGTGCTCGCGCGTTATTTTGGCGCCGGCACGGATTGGTCCGTCGGCGGTGGACACGGCGGCGATCACTTCCGCTACCACGCGGGCATCGGCAGCGCCTTCGCGTTTTCCGAGCACGTCGATGCCATTGCGGAGCTCGCGGTCCTCGGCGAGCGCCGCGCGACCCTCGGCGTCGGCTACATGTTCTAGCGGCGCGCGCTCGTGCCGTGCGCGCTCGTGCCGTGCGCGCTTGTGTCCTGGGGACTGAGCGCGCACGAGCTCATGCGTCTCGGCAAAAGACGGCAGGTACAACCTTCTGATACTTTCGTGGGTTCATCGCTCGAGCAAGGAGGGAGCTCGCTCATGCAAAAACGAAATATGCTCGCCGTATCCGCGGTACTGGGGATCCTCGCCGCCTGTGCAAAACAGACACCCGAGGCCAATGCCCCCTCGGGCACCGAGTCGACGACCACCGCGGAAAAGGCATCGTGCGGCGGCCCGGATCACACCGACAAGAACCACTGCCAGGCCAAGGCAAAGTGCTCGGGCGCAGACCACACCGAAAAGGGCCACTGTGCCGCGGCCGCCCCCGCGCCGGGCACGTCCACGCCGGCCAAGTAATCATCCGAGCCTTCGATCGAGGCGCTCGAGCGCCATTCGGGTCACGTTCACCAGCTCCGAGTCCGGGAGACCGCCCAGCTTCTCCCGGGCTTTGAGCACATGAAACCGCGCGAGCTCGAGATCGCCCAGCTTCTCGTAATCGGCCGCGAGGTTCAGGTGCAGTTCGGGAAAGAAGCTCGCCAAGGTGACCCCCTCGAACGCGCGGGTCGATTGCGCTTCGGTCGCGAACGACGCGGCGTGCAGCGCGAGCTGATCCCAATGCAGCTCCTTTTCCACCTCGTCTTGTGCGTCTGCCATGTAGTGGCAAAGCACGCATCGATGAAACGCGTCGCCATGCTGTACGCGCAGCCATAGATCGGCGAAGCGAATGCGGGCGCCCGTTCGATCACCGCCCCGCAGCACGCCGACCACATCGATGATTTCGGCGGTTATGGGATCCATCATCGGCACACGCCGTGCGCATAGCACGCTCCCATGCGCGATGGAGTGGATTGTCCACTATTCCAATTTCGTTCCATGGCGCGCCATTCGCGTGAGCGACAATGGAGTTGCCCTGGCACATTGGCGCTGAAAAATTCGCCGTGCCGGATCGCGACCGATCCGCCGATCGGTTCGCTTTCTGCAGCGCGCGATTTGCACAACGACATAGGAAAACACGCGCCAAAAATGAGAATCGTCGCCGGACGATGTCGAAATCGGGACTGCTCGATCGTCCAGATATCGAATGAGCAACATCACGTTCGAGGGTGCGCGAAGCGCGCCAATCGCCATCGTTGGAATCGGGTGCCGATTGCCCGGCGGCATCGTGGACCCCACGTCCTTTCTACGTTTCCTTGCATCGCGCGGCGACGGCATCGTGCCGGTGCCCGCGGACCGCTGGAGCCTCGACCGCTACTGGGATCCCGATCCCAACGTGCCCGGCCGCACCTACGCATCGCGCGGAGGTTTTTTGCGGCAGAACGTCTTTGCGTTCGAGCCCGAGCCCTTTGGAATCTCGCCGCGCGAGGCGGCCTCGCTCGATCCGCAGCAGGCGCTGCTCCTCGAAACGGCGTGGGAGGCGCTGGAGGACGCGGGAATTCCCCTCGAGCGCATCACGGGCAGCGCGACGGGCGTTTATATCGGCTCCTTTGGAGTCGACAATCATCCGCACCGCTTGTGGGGCGCCGGGCGGCGCGGCATCGATCTGCACGTCAGCACCGCGGTCACCCCCACGATGTTGTCCGCGCGCTTGGCCTACACCTTCGATCTGCGCGGCCCTACGCTCACGCTCGACACAGCGTGCTCGTCGTCCTTGGTGGCCATTCACCTCGCTTGCCGCGCGCTCCGCGATGGCGATTGCGACGCGGCGCTGGCCGGCGGCGTGAACGTGATGGTCCTGCCCAGCATGATGATCGCCCTCGCCAAGAGCCGCTTTGCCGCGACCGACGGCCGCTCGAAATCCTTCGATGCCACGGGCGATGGCTATGGCCGCGGCGAGGGCGCGGCGGTGGTGGTCCTCAAGCGGCTGCACACCGCGCTGGCCGACGGCGATCGCATTTATGGGGTGGTGCTGGGTTCGGCCATCAATCAAGACGGGCGCACCGAGGGCATCACCGTACCGAGCGGCGCCGCGCAAGAAGAGCTGATTCGAAAGGCCTGCGCCGCCGCGGCCATTTCCCCCGCAGACGTGGGCTATGTCGAGGCCCATGGCACGGGCACCAAGGTGGGCGATCCCATCGAGGCGCGCGCGCTGGGCCGCGTTTATGGGCACGAAGGGCGCGCGGCGGCGCTCTGCTCGATCGGGTCGGTCAAGAGCAACATCGGGCACCTCGAGGCGGCGGCCGGGGTCGTCGGCATGGTGAAGGCGTGCCTGATGCAACGCGAAGGTCGGGTGCTGCCGCAGCTCGGCCCCAATGAGGTGAACCCCGACTTGGAGCTGGAGGCGAGCGGCTTGCGCATCGCGACCGACGAGCACGCATGGCCGGCGGATCGGCCCCTGGCCGCGGTCAACTCGTTCGGCTACGGCGGCACCAATGCTCACGTGATCCTTGCGCCTCCACCGGCCGATGCACGGCGAGCGCGACCAGAACATGGCGAACGCAGAGAAGAGGAGGTGCATGTGCGATCCTCGGGGTTGGCCGAGCAGACGCCGGTGCCGCTCTCCGCGTACTCCGAGGCGGCGCTCCGCGCGCGCGCCGGCGATCTGCACCGCTGGCTCGAGGAGCACGGGGACGGCGATTTGGGCGATCTGCTGCACACCCTCGCGCGCCGGCGATCGCATCTTCCAGCGCGCGCGTGCGTGCTCGCGGGATCGCGCGACGAGCTGCTCAGCGGGCTCGAAGCGCTGCGCGAGGGTCGCGCGGTGCCCGAGGTGGTTTTGGGCACCGCGGCGGGCGGTCCTGCCCCCAAGGTGGCGTGGGTGTTCACGGGCATGGGGCCCCAGCGGGCGGGTATGGCGCGCGAGCTCTTGGCCGAGGAGCCGGTCTTCCGGCGCGAGGTCGAGGCGTGCGATGCCTTGTTCCGCGAGCTCTCCGGCTGGTCGATCCTCGAGGCGCTGATCGACCCGGCGCAGGCGGAGCGGCTTCGTCGCAACGACGTGGCGCAAGTGGCCAACTTCGTGGTTCAAGCCGGGCTGACGGCGCTCTTGCGGAGCCTGGGCGCGGCGCCCGATGGGGTGATCGGGCACAGCGTGGGAGAGCTCGGCGCCGCGTACGCCGCCGGGATGCTGTCGCGGCGCGATGCGATCGTGCTGGTGCACCATCGCGCGCGGGCGTCGCAGTCGGCGGCGGGGCACGGCACCATGCTGGCGGCGGGCATCTCGGCCGAGGACGCGGCGGCGTTGATCGAGCCCGGCGACGACGCGTGCGTGGCGGCCATCAACGGCCCGCGCTCCGTGACCTTCGCGGGCGACCGGGCGGCGCTCGCGAAGATCGCGCGCGTGCTCGACGATTTGGGCGTCTTCCAGCGGTCGCTGTCCGTCGAGGTGGCCTACCACAGCGCGCACCTCGATCCGGTGCGCGAGGCGCTGTTGCAGTGCTGGAACGCCGTGCACCCCCAGCCGTCGCAGGTCGAGATCTATTCCACGGTCACGGGCGAGCGCGTCGGGGGCGAGCCGCACGGGGCCGCGTACTGGTGGCGCAACCTGCGGGAGCCGGTT contains these protein-coding regions:
- a CDS encoding protein kinase, which codes for MRSPVEIGQVLASKYRVERVLGKGGMGIVVAARHVQLGSLVALKFLLPQWSHDPEVAARFVREARAAARLRSEHVARVSDFGVLDTGVAYIVMEFLEGADLDAVLEARGRIPPHEAIAYLLDVCKAMDEAHAAGIVHRDLKPRNLFLTHRHDGTALIKVLDFGISKFADPDDAPAGETTETGNAMGSPAFMAPEQVRSAKHVDGRADIYALGAIAFRLITGLNPFDGESVGEVYASVLYKEAPSIREHAPHVPVELERLVARCLKKDPKARFANVRELMASLRSAAEVTLVGTAWESMPPPAPDPSMDTGVNATSLDGLGPGPSVARTGNSTLGRASVSARRVVGRSNWVFTVPIGAIAIAGALGIALVGGLLVRKPSPPETPAPAAKESGAAAPSLGAPAGVLPSSASPSSVSPSGVSPSGGSATALPSTALPSTALPSTASPVAPAPEMRLGPVIEPAPAAPSASTSASASSSSSAPPSAAPSPTVRDMPAAIFFINELDASGPPKRKQPTGPTPLPSARPAKPDVFATPD